In Janthinobacterium agaricidamnosum NBRC 102515 = DSM 9628, the DNA window CACCGAGACAATTTCCCGCGCATCGCTAACGATATGGTTGCCGATCGCGACAGGATAATTCTTGCGCAGTACCTGGCCAAAATTACCCGACGCGGCCAGATGGTGGTGCAAGCCGCCATCGGTAATCAGGAATACTTGCCCGCGCGATATCTTGCGCTCCAATACACGGCACACATAGACCCCCGCCGGCGCCACCAGGTAGCGTCCCAGTTCCAGCACCAGCCGGGTTTGCGGCGAGACACGCTGCAGCAAGGCCAGTTGCCGCGCCAGGTTGTCGGCCACCGGCTGCAATTCCAGCGCCTGTTCACCAGGAAAATACGGCACGCCGAAACCGCCGCCGATATTCAGCAGGCGCATGGCTTTCGGCGCCTGCGGCAGCAATTCCAGCGCCAGCGCCACGCTCAGGCGCTGCGCTTCGCAAATCGCCGGTGCCGACAGGTTTTGCGAACCGCTGAAGATGTGAAAACCGTAAAAATCCAGCCCCAACTGGCCCAGCCGCACCAGCATGGCCGGCACGCGCTGCTGGTCGATACCGAACTGATGCGGGCCGCCGCCCATTTTCATGCCGGCATGTTTCAATTCAAAATCGGGATTGATGCGCAGCGCCACTTTCGGCCGGACCCGCTGGTATTGTCCCAGCAGCGCCACTTTTTCCATTTCCTGTTCCGACTCCAGGTTGATCAGCACGCCGGCCGCGACAGCGCAGCCGAGTTCGGCGTCGGTCTTGCCCGGGCCGGCAAAACTGATGCGTTCCGGCGCCATCGGCGTATCCAGCGCGGTCTTCAATTCACCGCCGGACGCGACATCGATGCCATCGACGAGACCGGCCATCAAGTTGACCAACGCCGGCATCGGGTTGGCTTTCATGGCGTAATGCAGCTCTATTCCAGCCGGCAAGGCTTCACGCAGCATGCCGATACGCCGCTCGATCTGGCGCCGCTCATACGCATAAAAAGGCGTGCGGCCGACCCGCCGCGCCAATTGCGGCAAGGACCAGTCGCCAATCCGCAGGCAATCGCCGCGCACCTCGAATTGCGTCATCGGCGCATGCACGGGCGCGCTCATGCCGCACCGCCGGCAAACACGCGCGACAGTTCGGCGGCCAGCGATTTGCGGTCGATCTTGCCGTTCGGATTGCGCGGCAAGGCATCGCTGCGGATATCGACCCAGGCCGGCACCATATAACCGGGCAAGGCCGCCTTGCATGCCGCCAGCAGCGCATCGGCCTGCAACGCCTGGCCAGGAGCGCTGGTGGCCAGCAAGGCGATGGCTTGGCCCAGCATCGGATGCGGCACGCCGAACGCCGCCGCTTCGCCGACCAGGCCGCTGCCATACGCGACATCCTCGATTTCACCGGGGCTGACACGATAACCGGACGTCTTGATCATATCGTCTTCGCGGCCAATAAAATACAGGAATCCTTCGCTATCGCGGCGCACCGTGTCGCCCGACCATACCGCCAGTTCCGGCAGCGGCAAACCGGGCTGGCGCGGCGGCAAGGGTTTGAAACGTTCAGAGGTCTTGCCGGCATCGTTCCAGTAGCCCATCGCCACCAGCGCGCCGCGATGTACCAGTTCGCCCGGCTCATCCGCCGCGCACGGCGTGCCGTCGTTGCGCAACACCATCACTTCAGCGTTCGGGATCGCCTTGCCGATCGAGTCCGGGCGCCGCGCCAGTTGTTCGGGCGCCAGGAAGGTCGAGCGGAACGCTTCGGTCAAGCCGTACATCAGGTAAATCTGGGTGCGCGGCAAGGCAGCGCGCAATTTATCGATGGTGCTGCGCTGCATGGCACCGCCCGAATTGGTGATGTAGCGCAAGGTGCACGACAACGGCCAGCTCAATTGCGACAACTGTATCCACAACGGCGGCACGGCGGCCAGGCCGGTGATCGATTCCTGCTCGACGGTTTCAATGATGTCGCGCACCAGCAAGTGATTCATCAGCACCGCGCAGGCGCCGCTGGCGAACACCGTGGTCAACTGGCTCAAGCCATAATCGAAACTGAGCGGCAACAGACACAAGATCCGGTCTTGCGCATGATTGCCGAGGTAGCCCGATACGCTCAGTGCGCCGGCCACCAGATTGCGGTGCGACAGCACCACGCCCTTGGGCTTGCCGGTGCTGCCGGAGGTGTACAGGATCGCCGCCATATCGCTGTCGATGACGCGGTGCGCTTCAGGCCGCGATCCAGGCTGCGACTCATGCCACGACTCATGCGGCGATTCTTGCGTATGCGCTGCGGCAATACCCAGGCTATCGCCCCAGTCGATGCAGCGGATGCCGGGCACCGGCACTGCCGGAAACTCGGGCGTGCCGGCCAGCACCACGGTGTTCAAGTCGGGACATCCGGCCAATACGCCATGCAACTGGCGCAGCCGCTCGCGCGACGTGACCAGGATACGCACATTGCAATCGGCTAATATATAAGCGACTTGTTCCGGCTTCAGCAAGGGATTGACCGGCACGAACACGGCGCCGGCCGCCGCCGCGCCAAACATCGCGATCACCGTTTCTTCGCGCTTTTCCAGGTACACCGCGACCCGCTCGCCACGCTCCAGTCCCAGCGCCAGCAACGCTACGGCGGCGCCGCCAAGCGCCGCGGCCAGCGCCGCATAATCCAGTTGCAGGCCCTGGCAAGACAAGGCGGGCGCCAGCGGCGTACGCCTTGCGGTCTCGATAATCAACTCGTGTATCAATTGGGTCATGACTTCCCTCGAAATGCGGCAGCCGATGGCCGGCAGCCATCCACCCTGCACTTCGCTATGATTCAGACAAACCGGACTGAGCCTCTTGATCTTTATCAATGAAACAAGTCCAAGCGAAGCTTGAGCCTGCTCAAGCCGAACGCGGGCCCGCTGCGGTCTAATAAAACCCTGAGCGCCACCGGGTCACCACATTTCATGCTGAAACGCATCCTCAACAATATCAGGCGCCTGGGCTGGCTCAATACCGGCTTGCTGGCCCTGTCGCGGCTGCTGGCACGCGCGTCGGGGGGCCGCTGCTCGCTGCTCAAATACCAGTTCGTCGCGCAAGCCGTGGCGCCCGGCTCGCTGTGCCACGGGCGCGGTCTCGGCATTACCATCCGCCTGTGCCGCAACATGGCCGAGTTGCCGCCCACCACCTTGCGTCCGGCGGCGGTGCTGGCCGGCCGTTTTGCGCAAGGCGCGGTATGCCTGGCCGCGCTGCGCGAGACCGGCCGCGATATTGGGCCGGATAGCGGGCCCGATACGCAGTCCGATAGCGGGCTGCGCGGATTCTTGTGGCTGTTGCGGGATGCTTGTCAGGAGGACGAGGTGCGGGTCCGCTATATCTTGCCATCGAGCCAGTCGGCCTGGGACCTGGATGTCTGGGTGCACCCGGATGCGCGCCTTGGCCTGACCTTTGCGCGCCTGTGGGAAGAAGCCAACCGCCTGCTGCACGCCGATGGCGTGCGCTGGTCGTGCAGCCGGATTTCCGCATTTAATGTGTCGTCGTTAAGCGCCCATGCCCGCATCGGCACGCTGCGCCTGGGCAGCGCCACCTTCCTGCGCTGCGGCCGCTGGCAATGGATGGCCAGCAGCATCGCGCCGTATTTCCACCTGTCGCGCAGTCCGACATCCTTTCCCAGCCTGTGGTTCGATACGTCAGGGCTGCGTTACTTTCCTTCGATGGAGTTGACATGCCGCATCTTGAAGCAGTAAAACATATATTGAGCACGACGCTGGGGCTGGGCCGGCAAGCGCTGGACGCCGAAACGCCGTTGCTGGGCAGCATACCCGAGCTCGATTCGATGGCGGTGGTCAACGTCATTACCGCGCTGGAAGGCCATTTTGGCATCGCCGTGGCCGACGACGAGATCCATGCGCGGCACTTCTCCACCGTCGCTACCCTGGCCGAGTTCGTCCGGGAAAAGCTGAGATGAATACGCCGCTGGCCGACTCCACCGGAGCCTTGCCGTTTTTCATGCCGGCCAGTCCGGGCGAACGCTTTTGCATCTTTCATTTGCCGGCGCCGGGTCAGAAGCCGCATGGCGCCATCCTGTATATCCATCCGTTCGGCGAGGAACTCAATAAAAGCCGGCGCACGGCGGCCTTGCAGGCGCGCGCCTTCGCGGCCAGCGGCTACAGCGTGCTGCAAATCGACCTGTACGGTTGCGGCGACAGCAGCGGCGAGTTTGCCGATGCGCGCTGGCACATCTGGCGCCACGACTTGCGCCTGGCCAGCGCCTGGCTGGCGCAGCGCGTCAACGGTCCGCTCAGCCTGTGGGGCTTGCGCCTCGGCGGCCTGCTGGCGCTCGACGTCGCGCACGGCATGCGCGGCGCGGCTGGCACGCCGCTCGACCAGCTGATCCTGTGGCACCCGGTGCTCAAGGGCTCGGCCTTCGTCGACCAATTGCTGCGCATCGAACTGGCCAGCCGCATGCTGTCGGGCGCCGACAGCGCCGACGGCATGAGCGCGCGCCAGCAACTGGCGGCGGGCCGCAGCATCGAGGTTGGCGGTTATCAATTGACGCCGGAACTGGCGTGCGCCATCGACGCCATCGACCTGGCCGCGATGACGCCCGGTGTTCCGGTGCGCTGGTTTGAAAACACCGTCAACGGCGACGTGGCGCCAGCCGCCATGCGCCAGGCGGAACGCTGGACCGCCGCCGGCGTCGAACTGGAGCTGGTGCCGGTGCAAGGTTTGCCATTCTGGAATAGCGGAGAAATCATCGAATGCCAGGCCCTGCTGGCGGCAACCGCGGCGCGCTACCCATGAGTTTACCGATGATCATCGAACAGCTTCTCCCTCCTCTTCGCGAACCCGTGCAGGCGGTCGAACAGCGCGCGCTAAGCTTCCTGTGCCAGTCGTGCCGCCTGGTCGGCATCCTCAGCGTGCCGCAACAGCCGCGGGCCCGCGGCGTGCTGATCGTCACCGGCGGCCCGCAATACCGCGTCGGCAGCCACCGCCAGTTCGCGTTGCTGGCCCGGGAACTGGCGGCACGCGGCATTCCGGTGATGCGTTTCGATTATCGCGGCATGGGCGACAGCCAGGGCGAAGCCCGCGATTACCGGCAGATCGGCGACGACATCGATAGTGCGACACAAGCATTTTTCAGTTGCGTGCCGCAATTGCGCGAACTGGTGCTCTGGGGCTTGTGCGACGGCGCCACGGCGGCGGCTTGCCATGCTTATCAAGACCCGCGCATCAGCGGACTGATCTTGCTCAATCCGTGGGTGCGCAGCGAAGCCGGCAACGCCCGGGTCACCTTGCGCCACTATTACCTGGCGCGGCTGCGACAGCGCGACTTTTGGCGCAAGCTGCTGAGCGGAAAATGGCACGCCGGCCAATCGCTGTCCGCGATGCGTCGGTTGCAGCTCAGCAGCCGCGCCGACCAGCAGCCAGACGACAGCCCGGCGCAGCGCCTGTACACGGGCCTGCGGCGGTTTCGCGGCCGTACGCTGGTGATCCTCAGCGGCGCCGACCTGGGCGCGCGTGAATACAGCGACCTGCCAAACCACCAGCCATTATGGCGCGAACTGCACCACAATCCGCTGATGCGGCAAGTCACCGTGCCGTACGCCAACCACACGTTTGCCCGCCGCGCCTGGCGCGATGCCGTGACAGGCATGTGCGCCGACTGGATCGGCTCATGGTAAGGCGCGTACTGATGATCGCCTACCATTTTCCGCCGATGCAAGGCAGCAGCGGCATCCAGCGCACGCTGAAGTTCGCCCAATACCTGCCGCAACATGGCTGGGAAGCTATCATCCTCAGCGTCAACCTGCGCGCCTACGCCGCCACCAGCACCGGCCAACTGCCTGAAATCAATGCCGCGATGACCGTCCGGCGCAGCTTCGCGCTGGACGCCGCGCGCCACATGGCGCTCGGGGGCCGTTATCCGGCGTGGCTGGCCTTGCCCGACCGCTGGAGTTCATGGTGGCTCAGCGCGGTGCCGGCCGGCCTGCGCCTGATCCGGCAATATCGCCCGGACGTGATCTGGTCGACCTACCCGATCGCCACCGCCCACCTGATCGCACTGACCTTGCAGCGCCTGAGCGGCTTGCCGTGGATCGCCGACCAGCGCGACCCGATGAGCGAAAACAACGGCGGCAAGCCTTATCCTGCCGATGCGCGCACGCGCCGCCTGCATCAATGGCTGGAACACAATATCGCTGAACACAGCGCCGCCGTGGTATGCACCACGCCTGGCGCCATGGGCAACTACCGTGCACGGTTCCCCCAATTGGAAGACCGGCTCAGCCTGATCGAAAACGCTTACGACGAAAGCAATTTCACGCTGGCCGGCGCCACGCCAGCCGCCGCACGCCAGCCTGGCGCGCCATTCAAATTACTGCACAGCGGCATCCTCTATCCATCCGAGCGCGACCCTTCGGCGCTGTTCGAGGCGCTGGCAAAGCTACGCGACGACAACGCCATCGGCGCGCATGACTTTCAACTGCTGTTGCGCGCCAGCGGCCACGACCGGTATTTACGGGGCATGCTGCAACAGTTCGCCATCGAAGACCTGGTGCAACTGGCGCCGACGCTGCCCTACCAGGCGGCGCTGGCCGACATGCTCGACGCCGACGGTTTATTGTTGCTGCAAGCAGCCCATTGCAACCATCAAATTCCCGCCAAACTGTACGAATACCTGCGCGCGCGGCGCCCGCTGCTGGCGCTGACCGACCTGGCCGGCGACAGCGCCGCCAAGCTGCGCAGTTGCGGCATCGACACGATAGCCCCGCTGAACTCGCCGGCCGGGATCGCCCACGCGCTGCCGCGCTTCCTGGCGCTGGCCCGTTCACACCAGGCGCCGCTGGCCGACAGCGACACCATCGCCCAACAATCGCGGCAAGCCAGGACCACCGTTCTAGCCGGCTTGCTGGACCGCATCAGCCACCGGGAGACCCCATGAAGCCAGCCATTTACCTGTTCTCGATGATCGTCTGCGGCCCCTGCGCAGCGGCACAAGCGGATTGCCCGGCCTATGTCAAGCACGACCCGGGCGGCGACTACACCAACGCCGACGACCGGCAAGGATTGGACGTGGTGGAAAGTTTTCACTTTTCCAAAAAAGTGGAAAACCTGGTGCAAGGCCTGTCCGGCAGCATCGGCGGCGACATCAGCTACACGCTGGAACATTTCCCCAACCACCACCGGGCGCTGGCGGCGATGGCCAAACTGAGCTTGCGCGACAAAAAGCCGCAACCGAACGGCGCACGATATCCGATCGACTGCTTTTTCGACCGGGCCATACGCTTCAAGCCGGACGATGCGACGGTGCGCATGGTGTACGGTTCCTACCTGTTGAGCGCGGGCCAGAACGATGCCGCGCTGGTGCAACTGAACGAAGCGGCACGGCTGGCGCCGGAACACCCGACCATCAATTACAACCTGGGCTTGATGTATATGAAAAAGAAAGACTACCCCAAGGCGCGCGACTATGCGTGGAAGGCGTACGCGCTGGGATTTCCGCTGCCGGGGCTGAAGAACAAGCTGCTGGAAGCGGGCCAGTGGCGAGAAGCGCCGGCCAGGGTGCTGGAAGAAAAGGAAGCCGCGGACTGAACTGTGCCAACTCAGGCGACTGGTTCGCCGCTGCAGGCGGCGTCAAGCAAACGCATTTGGGCTTGCTTGACGTCCTGCCTGCCCGCATCCAGCCGAGACAATCGCTGCTTGTCTCCCGGACGCGGTCATGGAGCAAGGTTTATTGCCGATACCCTGGCGCGCGGTTTAGAGCCTATCCCAGTAGATGAATACGTCCCCTGCTGGGATAGGCTCTTAATGCAGCTGGGTGTAATTGACCGGCAGCCACTCGAAGCCCTGGCCGACGCTGCGCAGACGCCCCAGGCCTGGGAACTGCATGTGGGCCGCGCCTATCATGGTGCCGTCTTTGGCGACCGTGGTGAAGACTTGCTTGCGCGTGGCGGCCGCAGCCTTCGGGTCGGCGTCGAAGTCGATGGTCACTTCCGGATGCGGCAGCTGCACGATGGCATTGTGGATCAGGTCGCCCACCAACAGCAACTTTTGGCCCTTGCTTTCTACCATGTAGTTGATGTGGCCGGGAGTGTGGCCGTAGCTGGTCACCGCGCGAATCCCTGGCACGATTTCACTCGCGCCGCTGAACTGTTGCATGTGCTTGTTTGCGATGTAGGGCGCCAGCGACGATGTCGCGCCCTGGAAGAAGCTCTTATCGGACGCCTTATCCATATTGGCCTGGCTGAGCCAGAAATCACTGTCACGCTGATCGGCACGGACAATAGCGTTGGGGAAGACCACGCGGCCATCGGCCACCAGACCGCCAACATGGTCCGGATGCAGATGGGTGATCAACACTTCATCGACCTGCTCCGGCTGGTACCCGGAAGCCTTCAGATTGGCCAGCATCTGCCCCAGCGTAGGGCCGAACAGGCTGCCTGCGCCGGTATCGATCAGCACCAGCCTGGACCCGGTGTTGATCAGATAGCTCATCACCGAGTTTTCCAGCGGACTGGACTCGTAGGCGCGCGCCAGTTGCTGGCCGGTCTTGGCCGGCGGCTGGTGCAAGAACTTTTCAATCGGCAGTGCGACGGTGCCATCGCTGATGGCGGTGACTTCAAAATCGCCCAGCATGATACGGAAGAAACCTGGGGCATTGGTGCCGGCCATCGGAGCCGCCGCCAGTACCGGGCTGCTGGCGGCGAACGCGAGCGCAGCCGCAAGTGGTATCAGTTTGTTGATGAATTTCATTTGGTTTCCTTGTGGATGAATTACGAAATGAAAGTATGCAATGAAAAGATTAGTTCGATAATACGCATAATTCAACAAGAGTTTATGAGCCAAATTCAGCAATAAGGGTTATGGGATTTTCTGTGTGAAATTGAACTATCGAACAGAGATGGCAGACACGCCCGGCGCTGGAGTTAGGGCTGGGGTTGAGACCGACATTACTCCCCCGCCCCGATCCGCAATGCATCGTACGACTTCGGCAAATGCCCCCAAATCCGCACGATGTCGCCGACCACTTCGTGCTCCAGGCCGATCTCAATCAGTTTCGGGCAAATCCAGGCCGCATGGTTGATGATGTCCGGCTCCGGCAATGGCCCGGCATGGATACGCTGATGGATGCCCAGGTCAAGCCATTCGACGCATAAAAATGAAAACGGCAGATGGTTACACCATGCGACCTCCCAGTTGGAAATATGGCCATCGACCGATTTATGCCGGTACGACGGGGTCCAGCCGTCCCGCTGGCGCATGAAGCGTATCAATGCATTCCACTTGCTGTTGTCAGCGGCGCCAGGCAGGCTGCGCTGCTCGGTCATGGCGTGCGACTTTTCGCCTTGCCGAGCGCCCAAGGTATCCGCCATCATGGAACCGTTCATGTCGATGCAAGCTTTCTCTTTTGGTAATTTATTTCAAATATACCAAATGTCGCATCTTTTATGCAATATTATTGCTAACAAGCACCATTTCTGCTGACAGTTTTCCAGACGGCATTACATTGCTGGGCAGGCCAGGCGCCGCTGTCAAGAAAACCGGCGCCGGATTC includes these proteins:
- a CDS encoding pyridoxal-dependent decarboxylase, exosortase A system-associated, whose translation is MSAPVHAPMTQFEVRGDCLRIGDWSLPQLARRVGRTPFYAYERRQIERRIGMLREALPAGIELHYAMKANPMPALVNLMAGLVDGIDVASGGELKTALDTPMAPERISFAGPGKTDAELGCAVAAGVLINLESEQEMEKVALLGQYQRVRPKVALRINPDFELKHAGMKMGGGPHQFGIDQQRVPAMLVRLGQLGLDFYGFHIFSGSQNLSAPAICEAQRLSVALALELLPQAPKAMRLLNIGGGFGVPYFPGEQALELQPVADNLARQLALLQRVSPQTRLVLELGRYLVAPAGVYVCRVLERKISRGQVFLITDGGLHHHLAASGNFGQVLRKNYPVAIGNHIVSDAREIVSVVGPLCTPLDLLADRMEMAYAEVGDLVVVFQSGAYGLSASPGAFLSHPAALEVLV
- a CDS encoding acyl-CoA ligase (AMP-forming), exosortase A system-associated; this translates as MTQLIHELIIETARRTPLAPALSCQGLQLDYAALAAALGGAAVALLALGLERGERVAVYLEKREETVIAMFGAAAAGAVFVPVNPLLKPEQVAYILADCNVRILVTSRERLRQLHGVLAGCPDLNTVVLAGTPEFPAVPVPGIRCIDWGDSLGIAAAHTQESPHESWHESQPGSRPEAHRVIDSDMAAILYTSGSTGKPKGVVLSHRNLVAGALSVSGYLGNHAQDRILCLLPLSFDYGLSQLTTVFASGACAVLMNHLLVRDIIETVEQESITGLAAVPPLWIQLSQLSWPLSCTLRYITNSGGAMQRSTIDKLRAALPRTQIYLMYGLTEAFRSTFLAPEQLARRPDSIGKAIPNAEVMVLRNDGTPCAADEPGELVHRGALVAMGYWNDAGKTSERFKPLPPRQPGLPLPELAVWSGDTVRRDSEGFLYFIGREDDMIKTSGYRVSPGEIEDVAYGSGLVGEAAAFGVPHPMLGQAIALLATSAPGQALQADALLAACKAALPGYMVPAWVDIRSDALPRNPNGKIDRKSLAAELSRVFAGGAA
- a CDS encoding acyl carrier protein, producing the protein MPHLEAVKHILSTTLGLGRQALDAETPLLGSIPELDSMAVVNVITALEGHFGIAVADDEIHARHFSTVATLAEFVREKLR
- a CDS encoding hydrolase 2, exosortase A system-associated, with the translated sequence MNTPLADSTGALPFFMPASPGERFCIFHLPAPGQKPHGAILYIHPFGEELNKSRRTAALQARAFAASGYSVLQIDLYGCGDSSGEFADARWHIWRHDLRLASAWLAQRVNGPLSLWGLRLGGLLALDVAHGMRGAAGTPLDQLILWHPVLKGSAFVDQLLRIELASRMLSGADSADGMSARQQLAAGRSIEVGGYQLTPELACAIDAIDLAAMTPGVPVRWFENTVNGDVAPAAMRQAERWTAAGVELELVPVQGLPFWNSGEIIECQALLAATAARYP
- a CDS encoding hydrolase 1, exosortase A system-associated; translation: MSLPMIIEQLLPPLREPVQAVEQRALSFLCQSCRLVGILSVPQQPRARGVLIVTGGPQYRVGSHRQFALLARELAARGIPVMRFDYRGMGDSQGEARDYRQIGDDIDSATQAFFSCVPQLRELVLWGLCDGATAAACHAYQDPRISGLILLNPWVRSEAGNARVTLRHYYLARLRQRDFWRKLLSGKWHAGQSLSAMRRLQLSSRADQQPDDSPAQRLYTGLRRFRGRTLVILSGADLGAREYSDLPNHQPLWRELHHNPLMRQVTVPYANHTFARRAWRDAVTGMCADWIGSW
- a CDS encoding glycosyltransferase is translated as MVRRVLMIAYHFPPMQGSSGIQRTLKFAQYLPQHGWEAIILSVNLRAYAATSTGQLPEINAAMTVRRSFALDAARHMALGGRYPAWLALPDRWSSWWLSAVPAGLRLIRQYRPDVIWSTYPIATAHLIALTLQRLSGLPWIADQRDPMSENNGGKPYPADARTRRLHQWLEHNIAEHSAAVVCTTPGAMGNYRARFPQLEDRLSLIENAYDESNFTLAGATPAAARQPGAPFKLLHSGILYPSERDPSALFEALAKLRDDNAIGAHDFQLLLRASGHDRYLRGMLQQFAIEDLVQLAPTLPYQAALADMLDADGLLLLQAAHCNHQIPAKLYEYLRARRPLLALTDLAGDSAAKLRSCGIDTIAPLNSPAGIAHALPRFLALARSHQAPLADSDTIAQQSRQARTTVLAGLLDRISHRETP
- a CDS encoding tetratricopeptide repeat protein, whose translation is MKPAIYLFSMIVCGPCAAAQADCPAYVKHDPGGDYTNADDRQGLDVVESFHFSKKVENLVQGLSGSIGGDISYTLEHFPNHHRALAAMAKLSLRDKKPQPNGARYPIDCFFDRAIRFKPDDATVRMVYGSYLLSAGQNDAALVQLNEAARLAPEHPTINYNLGLMYMKKKDYPKARDYAWKAYALGFPLPGLKNKLLEAGQWREAPARVLEEKEAAD
- a CDS encoding MBL fold metallo-hydrolase, with the translated sequence MKFINKLIPLAAALAFAASSPVLAAAPMAGTNAPGFFRIMLGDFEVTAISDGTVALPIEKFLHQPPAKTGQQLARAYESSPLENSVMSYLINTGSRLVLIDTGAGSLFGPTLGQMLANLKASGYQPEQVDEVLITHLHPDHVGGLVADGRVVFPNAIVRADQRDSDFWLSQANMDKASDKSFFQGATSSLAPYIANKHMQQFSGASEIVPGIRAVTSYGHTPGHINYMVESKGQKLLLVGDLIHNAIVQLPHPEVTIDFDADPKAAAATRKQVFTTVAKDGTMIGAAHMQFPGLGRLRSVGQGFEWLPVNYTQLH
- a CDS encoding DUF6678 family protein, with the protein product MNGSMMADTLGARQGEKSHAMTEQRSLPGAADNSKWNALIRFMRQRDGWTPSYRHKSVDGHISNWEVAWCNHLPFSFLCVEWLDLGIHQRIHAGPLPEPDIINHAAWICPKLIEIGLEHEVVGDIVRIWGHLPKSYDALRIGAGE